Proteins encoded within one genomic window of Methanosarcina barkeri str. Wiesmoor:
- a CDS encoding PaaI family thioesterase — MENIKKFFKNDNFAAVSGIELLEASPGYAKAIMSIEEKHLNALKTVQGGAIFTLADLTFAAASNAYGNVAVAINANISFVKAATGKTLTAEAKETSINPKISTYTVNITDDKGDLVAIFQGMGYRKKISLDELSRI, encoded by the coding sequence ATGGAAAATATTAAAAAATTTTTTAAGAACGACAATTTTGCTGCAGTTTCAGGAATTGAACTTTTAGAAGCCTCTCCGGGATATGCAAAAGCCATCATGAGTATAGAGGAAAAGCACCTTAATGCCCTGAAAACCGTTCAGGGAGGTGCAATATTTACCCTTGCAGATCTCACTTTTGCTGCAGCGTCAAATGCGTACGGCAATGTTGCTGTTGCTATCAATGCAAATATTTCTTTTGTAAAAGCCGCAACAGGCAAGACTCTCACAGCGGAAGCAAAAGAAACCTCAATAAATCCCAAAATTTCAACATATACTGTAAATATAACTGATGACAAAGGAGATCTTGTAGCAATATTCCAGGGTATGGGCTACAGGAAAAAGATTTCACTTGATGAGCTTTCCCGCATTTAA